In the genome of Kluyveromyces marxianus DMKU3-1042 DNA, complete genome, chromosome 1, one region contains:
- the SUI1 gene encoding translation initiation factor eIF1, with the protein MSIENLKSFDPFADTGDDETTSANYIHIRIQQRNGRKTLTTVQGVPEEYDLKRILKVLKKDFACNGNIVKDEEMGEVIQLQGDQRAKVSEFMITQLGMQKKNIKIHGF; encoded by the coding sequence ATGTCTATTGAAAACCTAAAGTCTTTCGATCCTTTTGCTGATACCGGTGACGACGAGACAACTTCGGCCAACTACATCCACATCCGTatccaacaaagaaacGGTAGAAAGACATTAACCACTGTTCAAGGTGTTCCAGAGGAATATGATTTAAAAAGAATTCTAAAGGTCCTTAAGAAGGATTTCGCATGCAATGGTAACATTGTGAAAGACGAAGAGATGGGAGAAGTTATTCAATTGCAAGGTGACCAAAGAGCAAAGGTTAGTGAATTCATGATCACTCAACTAGGTatgcaaaagaagaacattAAGATCCACGGTTTCTAA
- the SLA2 gene encoding Sla2p, whose product MSREEQALEKSIKKALGGADVAPKRKHVRACIVYTWDHKSAKTFFDLLKVQRYSTDELQLFKTLVLLHKVLQEGHPSALVEGIRNIDWIESMGRIFAVESGGGNSYSSSKFRYVGDEYGRLIGEYVYFLVRKLQFHKSHKGFNGTFEYEEYVSLVSVSDPNEGYATISDLMDLQDFADGLQKLIFASISSNRGGGGFLGFSNTLDSKTAVLVPLVTETYGIYKFVTSMLKALHKQMDDYDALSELFDRYSEQCTRLSEFYFDCDTVQALKNLITIPKLPSDPLSRILDDQDEAEVKDVVFERESGNSTPSVPSRSATQENLRKESPVRANSVAEVKSEAKNAGQTTSKLVPVATGIMVPTVTGVQPGTFQAVPAVNELWNTNVVAAPTGGVQTVNPVVSQPTNPLVMQPTNPLVMQPTNPLGIQQTNALVMQPTNPFQIQQQQQQQQQQQQQQQQLQQQQQQQQLQQQQQQYALELERQRQAQEQQQQQEMQKELLIQQKTQSLQNDLVNLKQQYERDQIMLEQYDKRVQELESELEAQKEFKEKYQSLAKLYSQLRQEHLNVLKKVKKLQDDLNDSRNEVSDLKKEAKSKGKGIDRSGMILKSLVESSIKSLQDPIASLDVSDLATDLSNAFIDGDINTIVNILPEFVSLLLRCPQEMQTIAEDFLRCLSSAKQTDSVINANIAFQEKLKIRQYSYRYGDSDEV is encoded by the coding sequence ATGTCAAGGGAAGAACAAGCGTTAGAGAAGTCTATTAAAAAGGCTTTGGGTGGAGCTGATGTGGCGCCAAAACGTAAGCATGTCAGAGCTTGTATTGTATATACGTGGGATCATAAATCTGCTAAAACGTTCTTTGACCTGTTGAAGGTTCAAAGGTATTCTACTGATGAATTGCAATTGTTCAAGACTTTGGTTTTATTACATAAAGTTTTGCAAGAAGGTCATCCTTCAGCTTTGGTGGAAGGTATTAGAAATATCGATTGGATTGAGTCTATGGGAAGAATCTTTGCTGTAGAATCTGGGGGTGGTAATTCGTATTCTTCGTCTAAGTTTCGTTATGTTGGTGACGAGTATGGTCGTTTAATTGGCGAATACGTTTACTTTCTTGTTAGAAAGCTACAATTTCATAAAAGCCATAAAGGGTTTAATGGTACATTCGAGTATGAGGAATATGTGTCTTtggtttctgtttctgatCCAAATGAAGGTTATGCTACTATTTCCGATTTGATGGACCTTCAAGACTTCGCTGACGGACTACAAAAGTTAATATTTGCTAGTATTTCTAGTAACCGAGGTGGTGGTGGATTCTTGGGCTTTTCTAACACATTAGATTCTAAGACAGCTGTTTTGGTTCCATTGGTCACTGAAACATATGGTATTTATAAGTTTGTGACTTCTATGCTTAAAGCTTTGCATAAACAGATGGATGATTATGATGCTTTAAGCGAGTTGTTTGATAGATATAGTGAACAATGCACTCGTTTGAGTGAGTTTTACTTTGATTGTGATACTGTACaggctttgaaaaatttaatCACCATTCCAAAATTGCCATCAGATCCATTAAGTCGTATTTTGGATGATCAAGATGAAGCTGAAGTGAAGGATGTAGTATTTGAAAGGGAGTCTGGAAACTCTACGCCTTCTGTTCCTAGCAGAAGTGCTACACAGGAGAATCTTCGTAAAGAGTCGCCAGTGCGTGCAAATTCCGTTGCAGAAGTGAAATCTGAGGCTAAAAATGCAGGTCAAACAACATCCAAGCTGGTTCCAGTTGCTACTGGAATTATGGTCCCAACGGTTACTGGAGTGCAACCGGGTACCTTCCAAGCAGTACCTGCGGTAAATGAATTGTGGAATACAAATGTTGTGGCTGCACCTACTGGAGGTGTTCAGACAGTGAACCCAGTGGTTTCCCAGCCAACTAATCCTCTAGTTATGCAACCTACTAATCCTTTAGTTATGCAACCTACTAACCCGCTTGGAATTCAACAAACGAATGCTTTGGTGATGCAACCAACCAATCCCTTCcaaattcaacaacaacaacaacaacaacaacaacaacaacaacagcagcagcagttgcaacagcaacagcaacaacagcaattgcaacagcagcagcagcaatatGCTTTAGAGCTAGAAAGACAAAGGCAAgcacaagaacaacagcaacaacaggaAATGCAAAAGGAATTGTTaatccaacaaaaaacCCAATCGTTACAGAATGATTTGGTAAATTTAAAGCAACAGTACGAAAGGGACCAAATTATGCTGGAACAATATGATAAACGTGTTCAAGAGTTGGAGTCAGAACTAGAAgctcaaaaagaattcaaagaaaaataccaatCTTTGGCCAAATTGTATTCCCAGTTACGTCAGGAGCATTTGAATGTTCTaaaaaaagtgaagaaaCTTCAAGATGACTTAAATGATTCAAGAAACGAAGTCAGTGACTTAAAGAAAGAGGCTAAAAGTAAGGGCAAGGGCATAGACAGAAGCGGcatgatattgaaaagtctAGTTGAATCGAGTATCAAATCGCTCCAGGATCCGATCGCCTCTCTTGATGTGTCAGACCTTGCCACCGATCTTTCCAATGCCTTCATCGATGGTGATATCAATACCATAGTCAATATTCTGCCCGAGTTTGTCTCACTACTGCTCCGCTGCCCACAGGAGATGCAGACCATAGCAGAAGACTTCTTGCGATGCTTATCCTCGGCAAAGCAGACCGATTCCGTGATAAACGCCAACATTGCGTTCCAGGAAAAGCTTAAAATTAGACAATATAGTTACAGATATGGTGATAGTGATGAAGTATAA
- the MATA1 gene encoding uncharacterized protein (homeodomain) has product MDGHDKKNPILLLKELCQEAQGLAGVQLKEDGFSSPFKTFSIPFPEEAVKKCSNKALLLQLYHQYSTSLETILNKCPLEDLKVDPQMVADAFNNQFLRTIQLLPVENNLKIKEQNPSDSSGKEDSKNDTVEEDSPSPDNQNSRTAKKFFLEPEAKDLLEKVFKVKKCPNTSERLFIAQKLGLTASQVRIWFTNKRMRTKSKQKKVKPIAGPIK; this is encoded by the coding sequence ATGGATGGACATGACAAAAAGAATCCCATTCTCCTGCTTAAAGAATTATGCCAGGAAGCACAAGGTTTGGCAGGAGTACAGCTAAAAGAAGATGGGTTTTCATCTCCTTTTAAGACGTTTTCAATACCATTTCCTGAAGAGGCAGTAAAGAAGTGCTCTAACAAAGCACTTCTTTTGCAGTTATATCATCAATACAGCACGAGTTTGGAAACGATTTTGAATAAATGTCCTCTAGAAGATTTGAAAGTGGACCCCCAAATGGTTGCTGATGCCTTCAATAATCAATTTCTAAGAACTATACAATTACTTCCTGTTGAAAACAATCTCAAGATCAAGGAGCAGAATCCTTCTGATAGTTCTGGGAAAGAAGATTCTAAAAATGACActgtagaagaagacagTCCTTCACCAGATAATCAGAATTCTCGTACTGCAAAGAAATTCTTCCTTGAACCCGAAGCAAAAGATCTGCTTGAAAAAGTATTTAAAGTTAAAAAGTGTCCTAACACTTCTGAGCGATTATTCATCGCTCAGAAGCTTGGTCTAACTGCTTCTCAAGTTAGGATATGGTTTACAAACAAACGTATGCGTACGAAATCTaaacagaagaaagtaAAACCAATAGCTGGTCCTATTAAATAG
- the MATA2 gene encoding mating-type protein A2 codes for MSNSTLRRTTFFKLSTKEEACSSNKAVQSNNNSIEFPNLKRNGKAFTCSSNEKTSKKFTRPRNQFVLMRTLFNRCVTTHILEHFNQTKIQKNMFSVTSKITSELWNESPSELKVYFLLLATLEENWHKNKHYCSWDKQSSQTLSMEPIENSHIFSRLAISLSMGVGSAVSSYSAKDLCLFPKTRTKKKRVASPTLLPNQRFNSKFNSKLSQDTKTKSPKSLVRLKSTKLPTQSGKVFKKRYQNENRVIEDLFLV; via the coding sequence ATGTCGAACTCTACGCTAAGAAGAACAACTTTTTTCAAGCTTTCTacgaaagaagaagcatgCTCCAGTAATAAAGCAGTGCAAAGTAATAACAACTCTATTGAATTTCCTAATTTGAAGAGAAATGGTAAGGCTTTTACTTGCTCATCCAATGaaaaaacttcaaagaagtttaCTAGAccaagaaatcaatttGTGCTTATGCGTACACTCTTTAATAGATGTGTGACTACACACATCTTAGAACATTTTAACCAAACAAAGATTCAGAAAAACATGTTTTCAGTTACTTCTAAAATAACTTCGGAACTTTGGAACGAGTCCCCCTCTGAACTCAAAGTTTATTTTCTGCTATTAGCAACTTTAGAAGAGAACTGGCataaaaacaaacattATTGTTCATGGGACAAACAGTCATCTCAGACGCTTAGTATGGAACCTATAGAAAATTCCCATATATTTTCCAGACTGGCAATAAGTCTGTCAATGGGAGTAGGGAGTGCTGTAAGTTCATATAGCGCAAAGGATTTGTGTCTATTCCCTAAGACTAgaaccaaaaagaagagggTTGCGTCACCAACTCTGTTACCCAACCAAAGgttcaattcaaaattCAACTCAAAACTCTCTCAAgatacaaaaacaaaatcaccAAAAAGCTTGGTTAGACTAAAGTCAACCAAGCTTCCAACCCAATCTGGTAAAGTGTTTAAGAAACGCtatcaaaatgaaaacCGGGTTATCGAAGATCTCTTCCTTGTTTAA